A part of Mycolicibacterium sp. TUM20985 genomic DNA contains:
- a CDS encoding family 1 glycosylhydrolase, giving the protein MRASAYVGRIGELAVALGVGAALFAGTGTAWADPASSDSSDSSDSAPAPAPAPPPAPVDPGAESGPTVGSSDGTPAPATSDAPKSTVSASTVTISKDDDPAKTSSHDDDPTEASSRDDEAAGTSSSEEAQDDPPPTQANKSPTVAPETSSTPVTTVDATEVRMRVNSAAAQPEAVTTTQRVSSTLAVQQTSPPPAVPTLRPWPTAFDPLTVVTYVTGLVTSLVNAVLSPFAAGAPALPSDPTPWALLAWVRRELFNESPTIASDLPQTQSLTLDGDVVVKGNVGAADADGGPVSYTVIGRPLNGGTVTVDANGDFTYRPMNAMAAVGGTDSFTVMVDDEAAGFHLHGPLGLLQFVPILGSLLNPSAGHRVAKTITVTVTPVGGVDLSFPKGFRWGVAHAGFQAEGGPGSPVDPNSDWYRWVHDPINQFLGFTNGVPENGPGTYVSYDTDAELARQDLGMNTFRMGIEWSRIFPNSTAGINISDEGGTVSQADLQAMDQLANQAEVAHYRAVFASLRAHGLEPLVTVNHFTLPTWVNDPITARPLIQLGLPAPTAGWLSPGTPVEFEKFAAYVAWKYGDQVDDWATLNEPFSPILTQFFAIPGLVPAWPPGVIRPDLASTFLVNEAKGHVAAYDAIHQWDNKVATVGKAAASVGFTNNMIPARPADPVNPLDVQAADAWNSFYNGWFPNAVIDGWVDANFDGVKTANEVHADFTGKADWIGVQYYGSQPMQGFGVAPIPGFPFLRGLPVRCDPSPTCSDYNQPTDPGGFREVLDFAASYGKPLWVTENGIADAGDSKRPPYLVNHIAVVQDMVAHDTNILGYTYWSFVDNLEWAEGYDLHFGLYGSDPTTPELERTPKPTSISAISQITKANALPTALLATYVP; this is encoded by the coding sequence ATGAGAGCTTCGGCGTACGTGGGACGAATCGGGGAGTTGGCGGTCGCGCTGGGAGTCGGCGCGGCACTCTTCGCCGGGACGGGAACCGCGTGGGCGGACCCTGCGTCGTCGGATTCGTCGGATTCGTCGGATTCTGCGCCGGCGCCGGCGCCAGCGCCGCCGCCGGCGCCGGTGGACCCGGGTGCCGAGAGCGGGCCGACGGTCGGATCCTCCGACGGCACCCCGGCCCCAGCCACGTCGGACGCCCCGAAGTCGACGGTGAGCGCGTCCACCGTGACGATCTCCAAGGATGACGATCCCGCCAAGACGTCATCACATGATGACGATCCAACCGAGGCGTCATCACGTGATGACGAGGCCGCCGGGACGTCGTCCTCTGAGGAAGCACAGGACGACCCACCCCCGACGCAGGCGAACAAATCGCCAACCGTCGCCCCTGAAACTTCCTCGACACCCGTCACTACGGTCGACGCCACCGAGGTGAGGATGCGTGTGAATTCGGCTGCGGCACAGCCGGAAGCGGTCACCACGACACAGCGCGTCTCCAGTACGCTTGCCGTCCAGCAGACCTCGCCCCCGCCCGCCGTCCCGACGCTGCGCCCATGGCCCACCGCCTTCGACCCGCTCACCGTGGTGACCTACGTGACCGGTCTGGTGACCAGCCTCGTCAATGCCGTCCTGAGCCCCTTCGCCGCGGGCGCGCCGGCGCTGCCCTCGGATCCGACGCCGTGGGCCCTTCTGGCGTGGGTGCGGCGCGAGTTGTTCAACGAGTCGCCGACGATCGCCAGCGATCTGCCGCAGACGCAGAGCTTGACCCTCGACGGTGACGTCGTCGTCAAGGGCAACGTCGGAGCCGCGGACGCCGACGGCGGCCCGGTGTCCTACACCGTCATCGGTCGGCCCCTCAACGGTGGGACCGTCACCGTCGATGCGAACGGCGACTTCACCTATCGGCCCATGAACGCCATGGCGGCGGTCGGCGGAACTGACTCCTTCACCGTCATGGTCGACGACGAGGCCGCCGGCTTCCACCTACACGGACCCCTGGGGCTGTTGCAGTTCGTGCCGATCCTCGGAAGCTTGCTCAATCCGAGTGCCGGGCACCGGGTGGCGAAGACCATCACGGTGACCGTGACGCCGGTCGGTGGCGTCGACCTGTCCTTCCCCAAGGGGTTCCGGTGGGGTGTCGCGCATGCCGGATTCCAGGCCGAGGGTGGGCCGGGTTCGCCCGTCGACCCCAACTCCGACTGGTACCGCTGGGTGCACGACCCGATCAACCAGTTCCTCGGCTTCACCAACGGTGTGCCAGAGAACGGGCCGGGCACCTACGTCTCCTACGACACGGACGCGGAGTTGGCCCGCCAGGACCTTGGCATGAACACCTTCCGGATGGGCATCGAGTGGAGCCGGATCTTCCCGAATTCGACTGCGGGAATCAATATCTCGGATGAGGGCGGCACCGTGAGCCAGGCCGACCTGCAGGCCATGGATCAGTTGGCCAACCAGGCCGAGGTGGCCCACTACCGGGCGGTGTTCGCCTCTCTTCGGGCGCACGGCCTCGAGCCGTTGGTGACGGTCAACCACTTCACCCTGCCGACCTGGGTCAATGATCCGATCACCGCCCGGCCCCTGATTCAGCTCGGCCTGCCCGCGCCGACCGCTGGTTGGTTGTCACCGGGCACACCCGTCGAGTTCGAGAAGTTCGCGGCGTACGTCGCCTGGAAGTACGGCGACCAGGTGGACGACTGGGCCACCCTCAACGAACCGTTCTCACCGATCCTCACCCAGTTCTTCGCCATCCCAGGGCTCGTCCCCGCGTGGCCGCCCGGCGTCATCCGGCCCGACCTCGCGTCGACCTTCCTGGTCAACGAAGCCAAGGGGCACGTGGCCGCCTACGATGCAATTCACCAGTGGGACAACAAGGTTGCGACAGTGGGTAAGGCCGCCGCATCCGTCGGCTTCACCAACAACATGATTCCCGCCCGGCCGGCCGATCCGGTGAACCCCCTCGACGTGCAGGCCGCCGACGCGTGGAACTCCTTCTACAACGGATGGTTCCCCAACGCGGTGATCGACGGCTGGGTGGATGCCAACTTCGACGGCGTCAAGACAGCCAACGAGGTGCATGCCGACTTCACGGGCAAGGCCGACTGGATCGGCGTGCAGTACTACGGCTCGCAGCCGATGCAGGGCTTCGGCGTCGCGCCGATCCCCGGCTTCCCGTTCCTGCGTGGCCTTCCGGTCCGGTGCGACCCCTCGCCGACGTGCAGCGACTACAACCAGCCCACCGACCCGGGCGGCTTCCGCGAGGTGCTCGATTTCGCGGCGTCCTACGGAAAACCGTTGTGGGTCACCGAGAACGGGATCGCCGACGCCGGTGACTCGAAGCGTCCTCCGTACCTCGTCAACCACATCGCCGTCGTCCAGGACATGGTCGCCCACGACACGAACATCCTGGGTTACACGTACTGGTCCTTCGTCGACAACCTCGAGTGGGCCGAGGGCTACGACCTGCACTTTGGGTTGTACGGCTCGGATCCGACCACCCCAGAACTCGAGCGCACGCCGAAGCCGACGAGCATCTCCGCCATCAGCCAGATCACCAAGGCCAACGCGCTGCCGACGGCGCTGCTGGCGACCTACGTGCCCTGA
- a CDS encoding DUF7715 family protein, with protein sequence MKILVATALTQGTEPDDYNYCVAGELVWIQEPCDWDRNDPRGPCGCGRGFAGAASHRATTTATVVESDLTREDVVLAFRTSLADGGWPADWAEELTEENVTIARRFPVHSVIGRELDGLLLRAVWVGGGP encoded by the coding sequence ATGAAGATCCTCGTCGCGACCGCACTTACCCAGGGGACCGAACCTGACGACTACAACTACTGCGTGGCAGGCGAGTTGGTGTGGATCCAGGAGCCGTGCGATTGGGACCGCAACGATCCGCGCGGGCCATGCGGATGCGGACGTGGGTTCGCCGGAGCGGCATCCCACCGGGCCACCACGACGGCCACGGTCGTCGAGTCGGACCTGACCCGTGAGGACGTCGTCCTGGCGTTCCGGACCAGCCTGGCCGACGGGGGCTGGCCCGCCGACTGGGCCGAGGAGCTGACGGAGGAGAACGTGACGATCGCGCGCCGCTTCCCCGTGCACAGCGTCATCGGACGCGAGCTCGATGGCCTTCTTCTGCGCGCGGTCTGGGTCGGAGGTGGCCCCTAG
- a CDS encoding VOC family protein, with the protein MAIEVQPAVSPYLIVDDAAAAIDFYVAAFGAEELGRVPGPDGRLVNAAVRINGSVVMLNDDFPEMTGGKSMTPKSLGGTPVTIHLTVTDVESQFQRAVDAGATVVAPLADQFWGDRYGVLHDPFGHMWSMGQPMREVSSEEIAAAMSQGT; encoded by the coding sequence ATGGCGATCGAAGTGCAACCGGCCGTCTCCCCCTATCTGATCGTCGATGACGCCGCCGCGGCCATCGACTTCTACGTCGCCGCCTTCGGGGCGGAGGAACTCGGCCGGGTGCCGGGGCCCGACGGGAGGCTGGTCAATGCGGCCGTGCGCATCAACGGCTCGGTGGTGATGCTGAACGACGACTTCCCCGAGATGACCGGCGGAAAGTCGATGACACCGAAGTCGCTCGGCGGCACGCCCGTGACGATTCATCTCACGGTGACCGACGTCGAGAGCCAGTTCCAACGGGCAGTCGATGCCGGCGCGACCGTCGTCGCCCCCCTGGCGGATCAGTTCTGGGGCGACCGCTACGGCGTCCTCCACGATCCCTTCGGTCACATGTGGTCGATGGGGCAACCGATGCGCGAGGTCAGCAGCGAGGAGATCGCCGCAGCCATGAGTCAGGGCACGTAG
- a CDS encoding maleylpyruvate isomerase N-terminal domain-containing protein: MTFDSAARAFAALVHTIPESAWAGPGLGEWDLRALVGHTSRSLITVSTYLQNTADHEDVHDAADYYVKIADYAAAAGAAAIDERARKAGRELGEDPAAKIDVLLERVLEDVASVGDPLIEVIGGLGVRLSNYLPTRVFELAVHSLDIAKAANVGFALPPDVLADATALAARIGIALGRGEMVLTALTGRAPLPTGFSVV; this comes from the coding sequence GTGACGTTCGACTCCGCCGCCAGGGCGTTCGCCGCACTCGTCCACACCATCCCCGAGTCCGCTTGGGCGGGGCCGGGACTGGGAGAATGGGATCTGCGCGCTCTCGTCGGGCACACGTCGCGCTCGCTGATCACCGTGAGCACGTATCTGCAGAACACCGCCGACCACGAGGACGTCCACGACGCCGCCGACTACTACGTGAAGATCGCCGACTACGCTGCGGCAGCGGGCGCGGCGGCGATCGACGAGCGGGCTCGTAAGGCGGGCCGCGAACTCGGCGAGGACCCCGCGGCGAAGATCGACGTACTGCTCGAGCGCGTACTCGAAGACGTTGCAAGCGTTGGTGATCCGCTCATCGAGGTGATCGGTGGCCTGGGTGTCAGATTGAGCAACTATTTGCCGACGCGGGTGTTCGAACTGGCGGTCCACAGCCTCGACATCGCCAAGGCCGCGAACGTCGGGTTTGCGCTGCCGCCGGACGTGCTCGCCGACGCGACTGCGCTGGCCGCCCGCATCGGCATCGCCCTCGGCCGCGGAGAGATGGTGTTGACGGCCCTCACCGGCAGGGCCCCACTGCCCACCGGATTCTCCGTCGTATAG
- the sepH gene encoding septation protein SepH: MRELKVVGLDVDGQRIICETAESSEKFILRPDDRLRAALSGERAAAMPTPVDVEVPNVLTPKEIQARIRAGASVEQVAGAAGVDVARVERFAHPVLLERSRAAELATASHPVLVDGPAVLTLLETVTTALVGRGLDPDATSWDAWRNEDGRWTVQLSWKAGRSDNVAHFRFVPGAHGGTATAFDDAAAELIDPHFDRPPLRAVAPVPTLDLSLPEPAPTPEPVPAPAPAATTTAPEAAPPAAPKPRTRKRKPEVPGWEDVLLGVRSGTQP, from the coding sequence ATGCGGGAATTGAAAGTCGTCGGACTCGACGTCGATGGCCAACGCATCATCTGCGAGACGGCTGAGTCCAGTGAGAAGTTCATTCTCCGCCCTGACGACCGCCTCCGCGCCGCGTTGAGCGGCGAGCGTGCTGCCGCCATGCCCACCCCCGTTGATGTCGAGGTCCCAAACGTGCTGACGCCCAAGGAGATTCAAGCCAGGATCCGCGCGGGCGCATCCGTCGAGCAGGTGGCGGGAGCAGCGGGTGTCGACGTGGCTCGGGTCGAGCGGTTCGCGCACCCGGTCCTGCTCGAGCGGTCGCGTGCTGCCGAGCTGGCGACTGCGTCGCACCCCGTGCTCGTCGACGGGCCCGCGGTGCTGACCCTGCTGGAGACCGTGACGACGGCGCTGGTGGGACGTGGCCTCGATCCGGACGCGACGTCCTGGGATGCCTGGCGCAACGAGGACGGTCGATGGACGGTCCAGCTGTCGTGGAAGGCGGGCCGGTCGGACAACGTCGCGCACTTCCGCTTCGTGCCGGGCGCACACGGTGGCACCGCGACCGCCTTCGATGACGCGGCTGCCGAACTCATCGATCCCCACTTCGATCGCCCCCCGCTGCGGGCGGTGGCGCCGGTGCCGACCCTGGACCTGTCGCTGCCCGAGCCTGCCCCGACACCCGAGCCGGTCCCTGCCCCTGCCCCTGCCGCAACGACAACTGCGCCCGAAGCCGCTCCGCCCGCCGCGCCCAAGCCCCGGACCCGCAAGCGCAAGCCCGAGGTTCCCGGCTGGGAGGACGTCCTGCTGGGCGTTCGCTCCGGCACTCAGCCCTAG
- a CDS encoding FAD-dependent oxidoreductase, with translation MPHVITQSCCSDGSCVYACPVNCIHPSPDEPGFATAEMLYIDPVACVDCGACVSACPVGAIAPDTKLGDEQQVFVELNAAFYPKREGKLPPTSKLAPVLEAPAVHRRDGGPLTVAIVGSGPAAMYAADELLTQKGVRVNVFEKLPTPYGLVRSGVAPDHQSTKRVTALFDRIAGRPGFQYFLNVEVGRHVSHAELVEHHHAVLYAVGAPNDRRLDIEGMGLPGSGTATEMVAWINGHPEFAHLPVDLSSERVVLVGNGNVALDVARVLTTDPDDLARTDVSAHALATLRDSRVQEVVVAARRGPAASAFTLPELIGLTATHDVVLSAEDHDLVRRELATESDPLTRNKLEVLAKLGDAGRAPVGRPRIRLAYRLTPLRLLGDTRVEGIAFTQTGTDEVQRVEAGLVLTSIGYRGKPIRDLPFDDVKAVVPNDGGRVTGAHATYVAGWIKRGPTGFIGTNKSCAAQTVGNLVADYNDGGLVDPVAGPSRLRALIRARQPDVVDAAGWTAIDRAEIDRGGAERPRDKFTDVGDMLAAAATAPAPTVGRRLLAGLRR, from the coding sequence ATGCCCCATGTAATTACTCAGTCGTGTTGCAGCGACGGATCCTGTGTCTACGCCTGCCCGGTGAACTGCATCCATCCGTCACCGGATGAGCCGGGCTTCGCCACCGCGGAGATGCTCTACATCGATCCGGTGGCGTGCGTGGATTGCGGCGCGTGTGTCAGCGCGTGCCCCGTCGGCGCCATCGCTCCCGACACCAAACTCGGCGACGAGCAGCAGGTCTTCGTCGAACTCAACGCGGCGTTCTACCCCAAGCGCGAGGGCAAGCTGCCACCGACGTCGAAGCTCGCACCCGTGCTGGAGGCGCCCGCCGTGCACCGGCGCGACGGGGGTCCCCTGACGGTGGCGATCGTCGGATCGGGCCCGGCGGCGATGTACGCCGCCGACGAGCTGCTGACTCAGAAGGGGGTGCGCGTCAACGTCTTCGAGAAGCTGCCGACGCCCTACGGTCTGGTCCGCTCCGGAGTGGCGCCCGATCACCAGTCGACCAAGCGCGTCACCGCGTTGTTCGACCGCATCGCGGGCCGTCCGGGCTTCCAGTACTTCCTCAACGTCGAGGTCGGCAGGCACGTCTCGCACGCCGAGCTGGTCGAACACCATCACGCCGTGCTCTATGCCGTCGGCGCGCCGAACGACCGGCGGCTGGACATCGAGGGAATGGGTCTGCCCGGCAGCGGCACCGCGACCGAGATGGTGGCCTGGATCAACGGGCATCCCGAATTCGCCCATCTGCCGGTTGATTTGAGCTCCGAACGCGTCGTGCTCGTCGGCAATGGCAACGTGGCCCTCGACGTCGCGCGCGTGCTCACCACCGACCCGGACGACCTGGCCCGGACCGACGTGTCCGCCCACGCGCTCGCCACACTTCGCGACTCTCGGGTGCAAGAGGTCGTGGTCGCCGCGCGGCGCGGGCCCGCGGCGTCGGCGTTCACGCTGCCCGAGCTGATCGGGTTGACCGCCACTCATGACGTCGTGCTCTCGGCCGAGGATCACGATCTGGTGCGCCGGGAGCTGGCGACGGAGTCAGACCCGTTGACCCGCAACAAGCTCGAGGTACTCGCCAAGCTCGGCGACGCCGGGCGGGCGCCGGTCGGTCGACCCCGCATCCGGCTGGCGTACCGGCTGACCCCGCTGCGGCTACTCGGCGACACGCGCGTCGAGGGCATCGCCTTCACCCAAACCGGGACCGACGAGGTCCAGCGCGTCGAGGCGGGCCTGGTTCTGACGTCGATCGGCTACCGCGGCAAGCCGATTCGCGATCTCCCGTTCGACGACGTGAAGGCCGTGGTCCCCAACGACGGCGGACGCGTCACCGGGGCGCACGCCACATACGTCGCCGGTTGGATCAAGCGAGGCCCGACGGGGTTCATCGGCACCAACAAGTCGTGCGCGGCGCAGACGGTCGGCAACCTCGTCGCCGACTACAACGACGGTGGGCTCGTCGACCCCGTCGCCGGACCGTCCCGGCTGAGGGCGCTGATTCGGGCTCGTCAGCCCGACGTCGTCGATGCGGCCGGGTGGACCGCGATCGACCGCGCGGAGATCGACAGGGGCGGGGCCGAACGTCCGCGGGACAAGTTCACCGACGTGGGCGACATGCTCGCCGCCGCGGCGACGGCACCGGCGCCGACAGTCGGTCGGCGACTGCTCGCAGGGCTGCGTCGCTAG
- a CDS encoding AurF N-oxygenase family protein — protein sequence MAVKIAKTRIIRRWRKNMEVLDDASYVDTLTTLSEGSVRRNFNPYTDIDWDSPEFAVTPNDERWILPATDPIGRHSWYRSQPTERQIEIGMWRQANVAKVGLHFESILIRGLMEYSFWTPNGSPEYRYCLHEAVEECNHTLMFQEMVNRIGADVPGMPRLLKWVQPVIPLVAGPLPIPFWFGILAGEEPIDHTQKNVLREGKALHPIMERVMAIHVAEEARHISFAHEYLRKRVPHLPRRKRFWLSLYVPLTMRTLCSAIIVPPRAFWKEFDIPRSVRKDIFFSSPESRKMLRDMFGDVRMLCQETGLMNPVAKLIWRLCRINGDPSRYRSEPQRQHLVSVA from the coding sequence ATGGCTGTCAAGATCGCCAAGACGCGCATCATCCGCCGCTGGCGCAAGAACATGGAGGTTCTCGACGACGCCTCTTACGTCGACACGCTCACCACGCTGTCCGAGGGGTCGGTGCGACGCAACTTCAACCCCTACACCGACATCGACTGGGATTCGCCGGAGTTCGCGGTGACCCCGAACGACGAGCGCTGGATCCTGCCGGCTACCGATCCGATCGGTAGGCACTCCTGGTACCGGTCACAGCCCACGGAACGCCAGATCGAGATCGGCATGTGGCGGCAGGCCAACGTCGCCAAGGTCGGCCTGCACTTCGAGTCGATCTTGATCCGGGGCCTCATGGAGTATTCGTTCTGGACGCCCAACGGCTCACCGGAGTATCGCTACTGCCTCCACGAGGCGGTGGAGGAGTGCAACCACACGCTGATGTTCCAAGAGATGGTGAACCGCATCGGCGCCGACGTGCCGGGCATGCCGCGCCTGCTCAAATGGGTGCAGCCCGTCATCCCGCTGGTCGCCGGTCCGCTGCCCATCCCGTTCTGGTTCGGCATACTCGCCGGCGAGGAGCCCATCGACCACACGCAGAAGAACGTGCTGCGAGAGGGTAAGGCCCTGCATCCAATCATGGAACGGGTCATGGCCATCCACGTCGCCGAGGAGGCCCGGCACATCTCGTTCGCCCACGAGTACCTGCGCAAGCGAGTCCCGCACCTGCCGCGCCGCAAACGGTTCTGGCTGTCGCTCTACGTTCCGCTCACGATGCGAACCCTGTGCTCCGCCATCATCGTTCCGCCTCGCGCGTTCTGGAAGGAATTCGACATCCCACGGTCGGTCCGCAAGGACATCTTCTTCTCCTCGCCCGAGTCTCGAAAGATGTTGCGCGACATGTTCGGTGACGTTCGGATGCTCTGCCAGGAGACCGGCTTGATGAATCCGGTGGCGAAGCTGATCTGGCGGCTGTGCCGGATCAACGGCGACCCCAGTCGCTACCGCAGCGAGCCCCAGCGCCAGCACCTGGTGTCGGTCGCGTAG
- the serC gene encoding phosphoserine transaminase codes for MAELLIPADLKPKDGRFGSGPSKVRPEQVQALVDASHLFGTSHRQAPVKNLVGRVRDGVRQLFSLPDGYEVILGNGGSTAFWDAAAFGLIDERSLHLTFGEFSAKFASAVAANPFVGDPIIVKADAGSAPEPQSDPSVDVVAWAHNETSTGVAVPIQRPAGDALVVIDATSAAGGLPVDIADTDTYYFAPQKNFASDGGLWLAIMSPAALARVEKIAASGRWVPDFLSLPIAIDNSLKNQTYNTPAIGTLVLMAEQLDWLNGNGGLDWAVKRTADSSQRLYSWAEATGYTTPFVTDSALRSQVVGTVDFTDEVDAAAVAKVLRANGIVDTEPYRKLGRNQLRVAMFPAVEPDDVSALTSCVDWVVEHLD; via the coding sequence ATGGCCGAACTCCTGATTCCCGCCGATCTCAAGCCCAAGGACGGACGCTTCGGCTCCGGCCCGTCGAAGGTGCGCCCCGAGCAAGTGCAGGCGCTCGTCGACGCCAGTCACCTCTTCGGCACGTCGCACCGGCAGGCGCCGGTCAAGAACCTGGTCGGTCGGGTGCGCGATGGCGTCCGGCAACTCTTCTCCCTGCCCGACGGTTACGAGGTCATCCTCGGCAACGGTGGCTCCACCGCATTCTGGGACGCCGCCGCCTTCGGCCTGATCGACGAGCGGTCCCTGCACCTCACGTTCGGTGAGTTCAGCGCCAAGTTCGCCTCCGCGGTGGCCGCGAACCCGTTCGTCGGTGACCCGATCATCGTCAAGGCCGATGCCGGCAGCGCCCCCGAGCCGCAGTCAGACCCGTCGGTCGACGTCGTCGCCTGGGCCCACAACGAGACCTCGACCGGCGTCGCGGTGCCCATTCAGCGCCCGGCGGGTGATGCCCTGGTGGTCATCGATGCGACGTCCGCGGCCGGTGGCCTGCCCGTCGACATCGCCGACACCGACACCTATTACTTCGCGCCCCAGAAGAACTTCGCGTCCGATGGCGGGCTGTGGCTGGCGATCATGAGCCCCGCGGCGCTCGCCAGGGTCGAGAAGATCGCGGCATCGGGTCGCTGGGTACCCGACTTCCTGTCGCTGCCGATCGCCATCGACAACAGCCTGAAGAATCAGACCTACAACACTCCGGCGATCGGCACGTTGGTGCTCATGGCCGAGCAGCTGGACTGGCTGAACGGCAACGGCGGCCTGGACTGGGCGGTCAAGCGCACCGCGGACTCCTCGCAGCGGTTGTACTCGTGGGCCGAGGCCACCGGCTACACCACCCCCTTCGTCACCGATTCGGCGCTCCGGTCGCAGGTGGTGGGCACCGTGGACTTCACCGACGAGGTCGACGCCGCGGCGGTGGCCAAGGTGTTGCGCGCCAATGGCATCGTCGACACCGAGCCGTACCGCAAGCTGGGCCGCAACCAGCTCCGGGTGGCGATGTTCCCCGCCGTGGAACCCGACGACGTCAGCGCGCTGACGTCGTGCGTGGACTGGGTCGTCGAGCACCTCGACTAG
- a CDS encoding DDE-type integrase/transposase/recombinase: MGLTMTERKAVTETTAIRYSLADKRAKGVILDELCATTGWHRNHARKALTTALRPKLVTPRRPRPPTYGPEVVAALTVCWTVLGMPAGKRLAPMLGELLAVLRHFGELVLDEDIATLLVSMSAATIDRRLAPERRKHQLKGRATTKPGSLLKSQIPVRTWADWDDGRPGFVEIDLVCHDGGSLTGPHAFTLTVTDIATGWTENRSVPSKSAKCVLAAVNDIAAKMPFPILGVDSDNGSEFINVHLLAWCEQRQITFTRARPGNKNDGCHVEQKNWAVVRQVVGYHRYDTASELLLLNEIWQLQSKLTNYFYPQQKLVSKVRTGAKVSKKHDIATTPFHRAIDHPNTPVQRIVALTRTYSMVNPAAVQRQIHSLTAQLLAMTTSKADASINKRARSNEATKSPTRAS; this comes from the coding sequence ATGGGGTTGACGATGACCGAGCGCAAGGCAGTGACCGAAACGACTGCCATCCGTTATTCACTGGCAGACAAACGAGCCAAGGGCGTGATTCTGGATGAGTTGTGCGCCACCACGGGATGGCACCGCAACCACGCCCGTAAGGCGCTCACGACGGCATTACGGCCCAAACTGGTCACACCGAGACGTCCGCGGCCACCGACCTACGGACCGGAGGTCGTTGCCGCGTTGACGGTGTGCTGGACGGTGTTGGGGATGCCGGCCGGTAAGCGCCTGGCGCCGATGCTGGGCGAACTGCTTGCGGTGTTGCGCCATTTTGGGGAGTTGGTCCTCGATGAGGACATCGCGACGCTGTTGGTGTCGATGTCGGCGGCCACCATCGACCGGCGGCTGGCTCCCGAACGGCGCAAACACCAGCTCAAGGGGCGCGCCACCACCAAGCCGGGATCGCTGCTGAAGAGTCAGATTCCGGTGCGGACCTGGGCCGACTGGGACGACGGGCGACCGGGGTTCGTCGAGATCGACCTGGTCTGCCACGACGGGGGAAGCCTCACCGGCCCGCATGCGTTCACCTTGACCGTCACCGACATCGCCACCGGCTGGACCGAGAACCGCTCTGTGCCCAGCAAATCAGCCAAATGCGTGCTGGCCGCTGTGAACGACATCGCCGCCAAGATGCCGTTCCCGATCCTGGGCGTGGATTCGGACAACGGATCGGAATTCATCAACGTCCACTTGTTGGCCTGGTGTGAACAACGTCAGATCACCTTCACCCGGGCGCGGCCAGGAAACAAGAACGACGGCTGCCACGTCGAGCAGAAGAACTGGGCCGTGGTTAGGCAGGTAGTTGGCTATCACCGCTACGACACGGCATCAGAGTTGTTGTTGCTCAACGAGATCTGGCAGCTGCAGTCCAAGCTGACCAACTACTTCTACCCGCAGCAGAAACTCGTGTCCAAGGTCCGTACCGGAGCCAAGGTGTCCAAGAAGCACGACATCGCCACCACCCCATTCCACCGCGCGATCGATCACCCGAACACACCCGTGCAGCGCATCGTGGCGCTGACTCGGACCTACTCCATGGTCAATCCTGCCGCCGTCCAACGCCAGATCCACTCCCTGACCGCACAACTTCTCGCCATGACAACCAGCAAAGCCGACGCCAGCATCAACAAGCGCGCACGCTCAAATGAGGCAACGAAGAGTCCCACGCGCGCATCTTGA